Proteins co-encoded in one Nicotiana sylvestris chromosome 7, ASM39365v2, whole genome shotgun sequence genomic window:
- the LOC138873532 gene encoding dynein regulatory complex subunit 4-like has protein sequence MSYVNNEPKPKRPAKRPHVQVFDDKIQERLAWGKKEKEYKAVIHGLREELRNVTLNNDLQKQEAEDEMRRLVRENEALRAQVRQLKIEAENPGRSRKDERLIYNLTQKVRDYEDDLQKAKFELAKARARLAKSFEGRTTFVQQKKERYERGVTGWEKAISNLEGEMAKQAKRFKAEREHCYALMAWLERDLQQLQEQNQVTERTLEARTEQIGRLLQEKGVIREQVKRVANYIAIKCSSCEDMTRSMFFATVMIFVCRVMEDLYHLQDDLASRPATWPNDAPRVPGTVEALMYL, from the coding sequence atgtcttatgtaaacaaTGAGCCAAAGCCCAAGAGGCCCGCCAAAAGACCTCATGTTCAAgtctttgatgataaaattcaagagaggttagcttgggggaAGAAGGAGAAGGAATATAAGGCCGTTATCCACGGTCTGcgagaagaattgagaaatgtcaccttaaACAATGATTTGCAGAAACAAGAGGCCGAAGATGAAAtgagaagattggtgcgagaaaacgaggccctcagagctcaggttcgacagttgaaaattgaagccgagaacccaggacgaagcaggaaagatgagaggctcatttacaacctcactcaaaaggtacgtgactacgAAGATGATCTGCAGAAAGCTAAGTttgaactagcaaaagcacgggcAAGGTTAGCCAAAAGTTTCGAAGGGCGTACAACTTTCGTTCAGCAGaaaaaagaaagatatgaaagaggggtcacaggttgggaaaaggcaatcagcaacctcgagggtgaaatggctaaacaagccaaaaggtttaaggctgaaagagaacattgttatgcatTAATGGCATGGCTAGAAagggacttgcaacaactccaagagcagaaccaggtaactgaacgaactttggaagccagaaccgaacaaattgggcgtttgttgcaagagaagggcgtcataagagagcaaGTCAAAAGGGTTGCCAACTATATCGCAATaaagtgcagtagctgtgaggatatgacgagatccatgttcttcgccactgtgatgatttttgtttgtcgggtaatggaagatctctaccaccttcagGACGATTTAGCAAGTCGGCCCGCAACATGGCCAAATGACGCCCCGCGGGTCCCAGGGacagttgaggcattgatgtatttgtga